GTGGTGGGAGACCGGGTGAACGTCATCTCGCCCCAGGGCGCGGAGCTGGGCCCCGCGGGCCTCATCCCCAAGAGCCGCGCCTTCCGCGTGGCGGGCATCTTCTACTCGGGTATGTACGAGTACGACGCCAAGTTCGCCTACATCCTGCTGGCCGAGGCCCAGAAGCTCTTCAACACCACGGGGCCCACGGGCATCGAGTTGAAGGTGGCGGACGTGGACGACGCGCGGCGCATCGCCACGCAGGTGTCGCGCGAGCTGGGGGGCTATCCCTACCGCGCCCGGGACTGGGGGGAGATCCACCGCAACATCTTCTCCGCGCTCCGGCTGGAGAAGCTGGTGATGGGCATCATCCTGTCCATCATCATCATCGTGGCCGCGGGCCTCATCGTGGCCACGGTCATCATGCTCGTGCTGGAGAAGCGCAAGGAGATCGCCGTGCTCAAGGCACTGGGCGTCTCCGACGGCGGCATCGTGAAGATCTTCCTCGCCGAGGGTCTCCAGATTGGCGTGGCCGGGGGCCTGCTCGGGCTCTTCTCGGGGCTGGCGTGGTGCTACTTCATCCTGAAGGTGGGCATCAAACTGGACCCGTCCGTCTATTACATCCCCAACCTGCCGGTGAAGATCGAGCCGGTGCAGACGGCGCTCGCGGTGGTCATCGCGGTGCTGGTCACCTATCTGGCGTCCATCTATCCCGCGCTCAAGGCGAGCAGCGTGGAGCCGGTGGAAGGCCTCAAGGCGGAGTGAGGACGATGGCACTGCTCTCCATCCGCGACGTCTTCAAGAGCTACTTCCTGCACGGCAAGCGCATCGACGTGCTGCGCGGCGTCTCCCTGGACATCGACAAGGGGGAGATGGTGAGCCTCATCGGCGCGTCCGGTGCGGGCAAGAGCACGTTCCTGCACGTGCTGGGCACGCTGGACATGCCCGCCGCGGGCGAGCTGCTCTTCGATGGCCAGAGCGTCTTCGCCATGAACGACGCGGAGATCGCCGACTTTCGCAACCGCACCATCGGCTTCGTCTTCCAGAGCCACTACCTGCTGCCCGAGTTCACCGCGTTGGAGAACGTGGCCATGCCGGCGCTCATCCAGCGCCGGGAGCGGGCGCCCACCTATGCCTACGCGCGGGAGTTGCTCGAGCGGGTGGGCCTGGGCAGCCGGGTGGATCACCGGCCCGGAGAGCTATCCGGCGGTGAGGCGCAGCGCGTGGCCCTGGCGCGCGCCCTGGTGCTCAAGCCGGCGGTGCTGCTCGCCGACGAGCCCACGGGCAACCTGGATCCCGCCACCGGCGAGGGCATCCACCAGTTGCTGCGCGAGGTGAACCGGGACCTGGGCATCACCGCCGTGGTGGTGACGCACAACGAGACCCTGGCGCGCTCCATGCCCCGGCGGTTGCGGCTGATGGCCGGCCAGGTAACCGAAGCATGAGGCCTTCCGGACCCCCGTCCGGCGCTTTCTCATTGAGACCCGCTGATTTCCTCCCATAGATTGCCCCGCCCTTTACCGGCCGACTTCTCTTGAGGCTCCCCGTTCTTCCGCTCAGGTTCCTTGTTCCTCTCCTCGTCGCCGCATGGACGGTGATGCCCGGTCGCGTGCTCGCGCAGACGAACACGGATGCGCCTCCCGCGACCTCCGCCCCCCGAAGCGCCGATGCCCCGGTCGATCCCGACCGGCAGGCGCGTGAGGACGAGGTCACCGACATCCGCGTCGAGGGCAACCGCCGCGTCGAGGCCGAGGCCATCCGCCGCGCCCTGCGCACCCAGGTGGGCACGGACCTCGACACGTCCCGCAGCGCCGAGGATCTCCGGGCCGTCTGGGCGCTCGGCTACTTCAGCGACGTGCAGTTGCTCGTGCAGCGCCTGCCCGCCGGCGGCGTCATCTACGTGGTGCGCGTGCAGGAGCGCCCGTCCATCCGCTCGGTGAAGCTCGCCGGCAACGAGGAGATCAGCCAGGACGACCTCAAGGAGTCCATCGAGGTCAAGCCCCTCACCATCCTGGACATGGACACGGTGCGCAGCACCCAGAAGAAGATCCAGGAGAAGTACATCGAGAAGGGCTACTTCCTGGCCGAGGTGTCCCACAAGATCGAGCCCGTGGCGGGTGGCCAGGTCGACGTGGTCTTCACCGTCGAGGAGAACTCGAAGGTGCTGGTGAAGGACATCGTCATCCTGGGGGCGGAGAAGATCTCCGTCTCCCGGCTCAAGGACGTGATGCTCACCAAGCAGGGCGGCTACCTGTCGTTCCTCACGAGCGAGGGCACCTACCGCGAGGAGGTCTTCCAGCGCGACCTGCAGGTCATCCAGGCCACCTACTACGACGAGGGCTTCATCAACGTCCGGGTGGACAAGCCCAACGTGTCGCTGTCGGCCGACAAGCGCGACATCTACATCACCCTCCGGGTGACCGAGGGCGAGCGCTATGACATCGGCAAGATCGACTTCTCCGGCGACCTGGTGGTGCCCAAGGAGGAGCTGGCGCGCCTGATGAGCACGAACTCCGGCGAGCACTTCAGCCGCTCGAAGCTCGGCACGGACATCCAGGCCCTCACGGACGTCTACTACGACCGGGGCTACGCCTACGCCAACATCAACCCCGTCACCAACATCAACGCCGACCAGCGCACGGTGGACCTGACCTTCGACGTGCAGCAGGGTCCCCAGGTCACCATCGAGCGCATCGAGGTGATGGGCAACACCAAGACGCGGGACAAGGTCATCCGCCGCGAGCTGCGCGTCTACGAGGGGGAGCTGTACAGCGGCACCGGCGTGCGCCGCAGCAAGGAGCGCGTGACGGCGCTCGGCTTCTTCGAGACGGTGGAGGTCAACCAGAAGCCCGGCTCGCGCGGGGACTCCATCGTCCTGACGGTGGAGGTGAAGGAGAAGGCGACCGGCACCTTCCAGGTGGGCCTGGGCTTCTCCAACGTGGAGGACTTCATCTTCACGGCCCAGGTGTCGCAGAACAACTTCCTCGGCTGGGGCCAGAGCGTGTCCGCCTCGGCGCAGATCTCCAGCCTGCGCTCGCTCGTGCAGCTGTCGTTCTTCGACCCGTACTTCCTGGACACCAACTACATCTTCTCCGCGGACTTCTTCCGGGTGGAGTCCAACTACGTCGACTTCGACCGCCGCTCCACGGGTGGCAACGTCGGCCTGGGCTACCAGATCGTCGAGGATCTGCTCGTCAACGTGGGCTACTCGCAGGAGCACGTGAGTGTCTCCGCCCTGTCGAACCTTGGCGGCGTGCTGCTGGCCAACCGTTTCCTCAGTGGCGTGACGAGCTCGGCGCGCCTGTCCGTCACCTACGACAAGCGCAACAACCGCCTCTTCCCCTCCCAGGGCTTCATCCACTACGGCTCGGTGGAGTACGCGCCGGGCTTCCTCGGCGGCTCGTTCCTCTTCGCGCGCTACAGCGCCTACTCGCGCCTGTACTTCCCGCTGCCCCTGGGCGCCGTCTTCAAGACCAACGCCACCGTGGGCTACATCCAGTCGCTGGACAACCAGCGGCCGCTGCCCATCTCCGAGCTCTACTACCTGGGCGGCATCAACTCGATGCGCGGCTACGCGTTGCGCACCATCAGCCCCTCGCTGCTGGTGCCCAACTCCTCCTCGCCCGATGCCGTCATCCAGTCCATCAACGTGGGCGGCAACAAGCAGTTCATCCTCAACGTGGAGTTGGAGTTCCCCATCTTCGAGAAGGCCGGCATCCGCGGCGTGGTCTTCTACGACGCGGGCAACGCCTACGCCTCCAACGAGCGCTTCTTCGAGGACAAGCAGGACAAGCTGCCCCTGGGCCTGTTCCACTCGGTGGGATTCGGCTTCCGGTGGTTCTCGCCGGTCGGTCCCTTGCGCTTCGAGTGGGGAATCCCGCTCACCAAGCGCCCGGATGATCAGCCCATCCTCTTCGAGTTTACGATCGGCAATTTCTTCTGATAGGTCGTCCGTCCACTCTGTTCCCGGCCTTTCGGGGCCGTTGAACAGGGAAACCGGCGGGACGTCGAACTTTCCAAACTTCCCCCGAGGAGCTGTCGCACATGTCGCTTCGAAGCAAACTGTCCGTCCTGGCCATCGCCGCCTCGCTCGCGGTCCCCACGCTGGCCGCCGCCGAAACCAAGATGGGCTATGTGGATTACCAGCGCGTCATGCTCGAGGTGGATGACGGCAAGGCGGCCAAGGCCCGTCTCCAGAAGTGGCTGGAGGCCCGGCAGAAGGAGATCGACGCCGAGCAGGAGGCCCTGCGCAAGGAGAAGGAGACCCTGGACAAGCAGGCGAGCGCGATGAGCGAGGAGACGCGCGTCCAGAAGGCCACCGACCTGCAGAAGAAGGTCTACGACCTGGCTCAGAAGTGGGAGAAGAGCCGCGGTGAGGCCGCCGAGCGCGAGCGCAAGGAGATGGAGCCGATCATCGCGAGGATCGACGACGTCATCAAGAACATCGCCGACCGCGAGGGCCTGGGTATGGTCTTCGAGAAGCGCGACTCCGGCCTGGTGTTCGCCCTGAGCCAGTACGACCTGACCAACGAGGTCATCCGCTCGTACAACAGTGGCAAGGGCAAGGCGAAGGACGCCCCGGTCGCCAAGGACGCGCCCAAGAAGTAGGCCTCGCTCTCTTCCGTGCATACGCCCAAGCCCCGCCGGCTCGGGGAGCTCGCCGCCCATGTGGGCGGTGAGCTCCTCGGTGACGCCGGCCTCGTGATTACCGGACTCAATGGGCTCGTCGAGGCAGTGCCTGGCGAGCTCTCCTTCTATGGCAACCCGCGCTACCGCCGGCAGTACGACGCCACCCGGGCGTCGGCCGTGCTGGTGGGCCGGGAGGCCGAGCCACGCGAGCACGTCTCGCTGGTGCGTGTCGCCAATCCGCACCTGGCCTTCGCCCAGATTTCCCAGCTCTTGCACCCGCGGCCCACCTACGAGGCGGGCGTGCGGCCCGGCGCCCACGTGCACCCCGAGGCCAGCGTCCACCCGGACGCCACGGTGATGACCGGGGCCACGGTGGACAAGGGCGCGCGGGTGGGGGCTCGCGCGGTGCTCTTCCCCGGAGCGTACGTGGGGGAGGCGGCGGTGGTGGGCGAGGACAGCGTGCTCTACCCCAACGTCACCGTGCGCGAGCACTGCCTGGTGGGAGCGCGCGTCATCCTCCACGCCTCGTGCGTGGTGGGGGCGGACGGCTTCGGCTTCGCCTTCAACCCCGAGGGCGCCCAGGGCCCCGAGCACTACAAGATTCCCCAGGCGGGCATCGTGCGCATCGAGGACGATGTCGAGGTGGGCGCCTGCACCACCATCGATCGGGCCACGCTCGGCGAGACGGTCATCGGCCGCGGCACGAAGATCGACAACCTGGTGCAGATCGCCCACAACGTGAAGGTGGGCCCGCTGTCGCTCTTGTGCGCGCAGGCGGGCGTGTCCGGCTCGTCGGAGCTGGGCACGGGCGTGGTGCTGGCGGGGCAGGTGGGTGTGGTGGGCCACATCCGCGTGGGTGACATGGCCAAGGTCGGGGCCCAGTCGGGCGTGGCGCAGGACGTGGAAGATGGACAGGTGGTGAGCGGCACCCCGGCCATGCCCCACCGCGAGTGGCTGCGGACGTCGGCCGCGCTCGGCCAGTTGACCGAGCTGCTCAAGGAAGTACGCACCCTGCGGCGCAGGGTGGAGATGCTCGAGAAAAAGGAGAAGGGCGGATGATGGACATCCAGGAGATCCAGGCGCTGCTGCCCCACCGGTATCCGTTCCTCCTGGTGGATCGGGTGGTGGAAATCGTTCCTGGCCAGAAGATCGTGGCCTTCAAGAACGTCACCATGAACGAGCCCTTCTTCAACGGCCATTTCCCGGGACACCCGGTGATGCCGGGCGTGCTCATCCTGGAGGCGCTCGCCCAGGCGTCGGCCATCCTCGCCTACAAGACGGAGAACATGGACCCCGCGCGGTCGGTCTCCTACCTGATGAGCGTGGACGGGGCGCGCTTCCGCAAGCCCGTGGTGCCCGGAGACCGGTTGCAGCTCAACGTCGAGGTGCTGCGTCACAAGGGCGCGGTGTGGAAGACGAAGGGAACGGCCACGGTTGACGGAGCGAAGGTGGCCGAGGGTGAGTTCCTCGCCACCGTCGTGGACAAGGACAAGAAGTCGGGCGGCTCCACCGCCGAGGCGTCCTGACAGGACGAGGGAGACACCATGGCGCAGGTTCACCCCACGGCGGTGGTCCATCCGGATGCCCGCCTCCACGAGACCGTGGAGGTGGGTCCCTACTCCATCATTGGTGGCAAGGTGACGATTGGCGCGGGCACGAAGGTGGGTGCCCACGTCGTCATCGATGGCCGCACCACGCTCGGCGAGCGCAACCGCATCTCTCCCTTCGCCTCCGTGGGGGGCGTGCCGCAGGATCTCAAGTACGCGGGCGAGGACACCCAGCTCATCATCGGCAACGGCAACCAGATCCGTGAGTCCACCACGCTCAACATCGGCACGGTGGGCGGGGGCGGGGTGACGCGGGTCGGGGACAACAACATCTTCATGGCCAGCAGCCACGTGGCCCACGACTGCGTGGTGGGCAGTGGGTGCGTGGTCGCCAACAGCGTGGCGCTCGCCGGGCACGTGGTGGTGGAGGACTTCGTCATCCTCGGCGGGC
The DNA window shown above is from Cystobacter fuscus DSM 2262 and carries:
- the lpxA gene encoding acyl-ACP--UDP-N-acetylglucosamine O-acyltransferase, whose product is MAQVHPTAVVHPDARLHETVEVGPYSIIGGKVTIGAGTKVGAHVVIDGRTTLGERNRISPFASVGGVPQDLKYAGEDTQLIIGNGNQIRESTTLNIGTVGGGGVTRVGDNNIFMASSHVAHDCVVGSGCVVANSVALAGHVVVEDFVILGGLSAVHQFTRVGKHAFISGGAMVTMDVPPYCTAQGDRAELSGLNVIGLQRHGFSEEQVARIKEAYRILFRSKLVLTEAVARLKAELGGQSEIDYLVDFIAQSKRGLTR
- the fabZ gene encoding 3-hydroxyacyl-ACP dehydratase FabZ; its protein translation is MDIQEIQALLPHRYPFLLVDRVVEIVPGQKIVAFKNVTMNEPFFNGHFPGHPVMPGVLILEALAQASAILAYKTENMDPARSVSYLMSVDGARFRKPVVPGDRLQLNVEVLRHKGAVWKTKGTATVDGAKVAEGEFLATVVDKDKKSGGSTAEAS
- a CDS encoding OmpH family outer membrane protein; amino-acid sequence: MSLRSKLSVLAIAASLAVPTLAAAETKMGYVDYQRVMLEVDDGKAAKARLQKWLEARQKEIDAEQEALRKEKETLDKQASAMSEETRVQKATDLQKKVYDLAQKWEKSRGEAAERERKEMEPIIARIDDVIKNIADREGLGMVFEKRDSGLVFALSQYDLTNEVIRSYNSGKGKAKDAPVAKDAPKK
- a CDS encoding ABC transporter ATP-binding protein — protein: MALLSIRDVFKSYFLHGKRIDVLRGVSLDIDKGEMVSLIGASGAGKSTFLHVLGTLDMPAAGELLFDGQSVFAMNDAEIADFRNRTIGFVFQSHYLLPEFTALENVAMPALIQRRERAPTYAYARELLERVGLGSRVDHRPGELSGGEAQRVALARALVLKPAVLLADEPTGNLDPATGEGIHQLLREVNRDLGITAVVVTHNETLARSMPRRLRLMAGQVTEA
- the bamA gene encoding outer membrane protein assembly factor BamA, whose amino-acid sequence is MPGRVLAQTNTDAPPATSAPRSADAPVDPDRQAREDEVTDIRVEGNRRVEAEAIRRALRTQVGTDLDTSRSAEDLRAVWALGYFSDVQLLVQRLPAGGVIYVVRVQERPSIRSVKLAGNEEISQDDLKESIEVKPLTILDMDTVRSTQKKIQEKYIEKGYFLAEVSHKIEPVAGGQVDVVFTVEENSKVLVKDIVILGAEKISVSRLKDVMLTKQGGYLSFLTSEGTYREEVFQRDLQVIQATYYDEGFINVRVDKPNVSLSADKRDIYITLRVTEGERYDIGKIDFSGDLVVPKEELARLMSTNSGEHFSRSKLGTDIQALTDVYYDRGYAYANINPVTNINADQRTVDLTFDVQQGPQVTIERIEVMGNTKTRDKVIRRELRVYEGELYSGTGVRRSKERVTALGFFETVEVNQKPGSRGDSIVLTVEVKEKATGTFQVGLGFSNVEDFIFTAQVSQNNFLGWGQSVSASAQISSLRSLVQLSFFDPYFLDTNYIFSADFFRVESNYVDFDRRSTGGNVGLGYQIVEDLLVNVGYSQEHVSVSALSNLGGVLLANRFLSGVTSSARLSVTYDKRNNRLFPSQGFIHYGSVEYAPGFLGGSFLFARYSAYSRLYFPLPLGAVFKTNATVGYIQSLDNQRPLPISELYYLGGINSMRGYALRTISPSLLVPNSSSPDAVIQSINVGGNKQFILNVELEFPIFEKAGIRGVVFYDAGNAYASNERFFEDKQDKLPLGLFHSVGFGFRWFSPVGPLRFEWGIPLTKRPDDQPILFEFTIGNFF
- the lpxD gene encoding UDP-3-O-(3-hydroxymyristoyl)glucosamine N-acyltransferase — encoded protein: MHTPKPRRLGELAAHVGGELLGDAGLVITGLNGLVEAVPGELSFYGNPRYRRQYDATRASAVLVGREAEPREHVSLVRVANPHLAFAQISQLLHPRPTYEAGVRPGAHVHPEASVHPDATVMTGATVDKGARVGARAVLFPGAYVGEAAVVGEDSVLYPNVTVREHCLVGARVILHASCVVGADGFGFAFNPEGAQGPEHYKIPQAGIVRIEDDVEVGACTTIDRATLGETVIGRGTKIDNLVQIAHNVKVGPLSLLCAQAGVSGSSELGTGVVLAGQVGVVGHIRVGDMAKVGAQSGVAQDVEDGQVVSGTPAMPHREWLRTSAALGQLTELLKEVRTLRRRVEMLEKKEKGG